The DNA window TATGTAATCGCTTTATTATTCCTTATAAAGATGGTTATTGATGCTTTGCATTTAGTATAACGATTTGCATTAAATCATATAATATAATAAAGGCTGCCGAATAAATATTTCGGCAGCCTTTATTCTTAAATCCTATATTATTTCTTCGATTAAAACTCACTAGTGAAATGGAACTTAATACTCTTAAAGTCCATTTGCGCCATCTGAAGTACGTAGTTACTATCGGCAAGGAAAACATCTCTGCCTTCTCTATCCTTAGCCATGAACTGATATTTACGTTTTTTGAAAGCTTCTAGTTCTTCTTTGTTATCGCTTTCTACCCAACATGCTTTATAAAGGCTTAATGGTTCCCAACGACAAGCCGCATTGTATTCGTTCAGCAAACGGTATTGTATTACTTCAAACTGCAACTGTCCTACCGTACCAATAATCTTGCGACCATTGAACTGATTAACAAACAACTGAGCAACACCTTCATCCATTAACTGATCAACACCCTTATTGAGCTGTTTAGTTTTCATTGGATCAGCATTCTCAATATACTTAAACATTTCAGGAGAGAAGCTAGGCAAGCCTTTGAAGTGTAGTTCTTCTCCTTCTGTTAAAGTATCACCGATTTTAAAGTTACCTGTATCCGGTAAACCGATAATATCGCCAGGATAAGCCTCATCAATTGTACTTTTCTTCTGAGCCATAAATTGTGTTGGCGAAGAGAAACGCATGGTTTTTCCATGACGGATATGTTTATAAGGTGCGTTGCGCACAAACTTTCCTGAGCATACTTTACAAAAAGCTACACAAGAACGGTGATTAGGATCAATATTAGCTGTAATCTTAAAAATAAAACCTGTGAACTTTTCTTCTTCAGGTTCTACTGTTCTCTCTTCAGCTACTACCGGACGAGGCGATGGAGCTATTTCTACAAAGCAATCGAGCAATTCCTGTACCCCGAAATTATTAAGGGCAGAACCAAAAAAGACTGGAGCTATGTCAGCACTAAGATATTCGTTGATATCAAAATCCGGGTATACTCCATCAATCAGTTCCAGGTCTGTACGAAGTTTATCTGCCAGAGGTTTACCTATATTTTTATCTAGATCTTCACTATCAATACTAACCTCTACCTTTTCAGTAACAACCTGCTTACTTGGTTGATAAAGATCAAGCTTTTGTTCGTATATATTATAAACACCTTTAAAACGAGCACCTTGTTCAATAGGCCAGCTTAATGGGCGAACTCTGATTTGTAATTCAGATTCTATTTCATCCAGCAAATCAAAAGGATCGCGTCCTTCACGGTCCATTTTATTTATAAAGACAATTACCGGAGTGTTTCTCATGCGGCAGACCTCCATCAATTTACGAGTCTGAGCCTCAACACCCTTTGCACCGTCAACAACAATAATTACACTATCTACAGCAGTCAGCGTACGGAATGTATCTTCAGCAAAATCCTGGTGACCCGGAGTATCCAGAATATTCACTTTATAGTCGCGGTAATCAAACTCCATCACAGAAGTGGTTACAGAGATACCACGTTGTTTTTCAATCTCCATCCAGTCGGAAGTAGCTGTTTTCTTAATCTTATTAGACTTCACAGCCCCTGCAACCTGAATTTGCCCTCCAAACAGAAGAAGCTTTTCCGTTAATGTAGTTTTACCCGCATCCGGGTGAGAGATAATAGCGAAAGTACGCCTTCTTTTTATTTCGTCAAGCATATATTGGTTTAATTAATATCATTTATGCACTCTTGTAAGCTCACCTCCCAATGAGGGATTTCAATATCAAAAGTCTTTTTTATTTTTGTTTTATCTAATACAGAATAATGAGGGCGTGCCGCTTTTGCAGGATAATCGGCCGTGTGAAGAGGACCCACTTTGCATGTGCTGATTCCGGCTATACGATGAATGGCAAGTGTAAAATCGTACCATGAACAAACGCCTTCATTGCTAAAGTGGTAAATACCCGGAACAATACCTTTATTAATAGCTGCATAAATTGCTTTGGCAAGATCACGCGCATAAGTTGGCGTACCTATCTGATCAAAAACAACTCCCATAGATTCTCTTTCCTTGCCAAGTCGAATCATAGTCTTTACAAAGTTGTTTCCAAAGGTAGAGTAAAGCCAGGCTGTTCTAATCACAATTGCTTTTGAGCAATTACTCATAACATTCTGTTCGCCTTCTAATTTTGTATTTCCGTAAACAGAAGCCGGACAAGTTGGTTCTTCTTCAGTATATGGAACGTGATTGGTTCCATTAAAAACATAGTCTGTTGAAACCTGAATCATAGCAGCTCCTCTGCTTTCTGCAGCCTTAGCAAGATATCCAGGAGCAACAGCATTCAGTTTCCTGCATAAATCAGCATTATCTTCCGCCTTATCTACAGCTGTATATGCTGCACAATTCACAATTACATCGATTTGGTTTTCAGTAACAAACTCTTGTATAGCATGTTCATCACAAATATCAAGTTCTTGTACGTCTGTAAAAAAATAGTTGTATTGATTGTTTTCCGAAGAAAGCAAACGCATTTCATTGCCTAATTGACCATTGGCACCGGTTATCAATATATTTTTCATGACTAATCGTCTAATTTTAATTCTCCGTTTCTATCCTTTTCATAGTAGTTTGACAATAACGAAAGAAACTTCGATATTGTTTCTATTGCTTTACTTGTTTCAGGAGTAATTTCTTTTTTTTGAAGCTTCAGTAACATAACGCCATATAGCGCTTCAAAACAGGTTTCTATTTCAGACTCTTCTGTATTCTTATTCTTATTACGCAATTCCACTATAAAAGGCAAAGCTTTATAATACGCCGCACCATAAAAAGGTTCTTTAGGTGAACGTAATAATTGTAAATGCAAATCTGTTAATGAAATAATTACATTCTTATTTATCTGCAGATGCCCTTTTTCTATTACACCTTCAACACGCATCATGCCTATTAAATCATCGTACCATTGAGTCAACTTAACTTTTTCCTCTTCATCTATCTGGTACTGGCTGATAAAGCTTGATTTCAACAGATCGATATCACATCCGGCAGCGCGAATAATATCTTCTATCTGCCACATGTATATAAGGTATTCAGCAATATTGGTTTGCTTAAGTTTTTGTGCAATAAACATATTCTATTTTAATTAGTAAAGTGGTTTTCCAAAGAAAGTAAAAATCAATCCAAGAACAGATAGTACCATTACCACTACTCCTATTGTACGGTTAATAACCCATATACCTCTTACATTGAATCTTGTACGCAATTTGCTTACTATAAATGTTATTAAAAACCACCACGTGAATGCACCCAGAGCAATTGACAAATAGCCTACTATTTTTTCATACAGATGTATTTGTGGTGCAATAAAGGTAAAGCGTGCAAAAAGTCCTATAAAAAGGAATATTATAAGTGGATTAGAGAGTGTTACCGCAAAAGCAGTAATAAAATTATGTAAATAGGTTCCTTTGGAAGGAGATGCAGGCCGTAATGAGTTAACCGGATTGCTTCTGAAAGTATATACTCCAAAAACAAAAAGCACTATACTACCCAGCAGCTGCAGATAAAACTGATTTGCAGAAATAAAGTCAAAGATAAAACTCATCCCATAACCAGTTAATAATGCATAAGCAATATCACTTAATGATGCACCCAAACCGGTAACAAATCCATACCATCGCCCTTTATTCAGAGTACGTTGAATACACAGCACTCCAACAGGGCCTAATGGAGCAGAAACCACCACTCCAATGATAAATCCTTTTATCAACAGATCTAATATCGTTACTTCTATAGCTAACATTTTGCAAAGATGGCACTTTTTTGCGAAATCTGAAGCATTCTGTTCACGTTTTTTGCCTTATCTCACTTTGGTTTAGCTTTTTTAGCAATCATTTTGCACAAGCAAAAAACCGGCTAAATAAATTATTTAACCGGTTATAAAAAAGAGTCTGCAAATTACCTAGTTTCTTGAACGCCCAAAGGTAATATTAAATCCAAAACAAATATTTGTATTAAAGTTATTGGTTGGTATGTATTGAGGGGTAACATTTGTTATCATTCTATCGGATCCTACAAAGAATGTAAATCCTTTAGGATGAAAGTTCAGCATCCAGCCAAGATTGGAACCAAAAGTTGAATAAGAATAGTTAACCGAAGCATCCAACCATCTTGCCGGACGCATATTTAATGCAGCCATAGCCTGACTCCAGGTATAAGGCTTATTTATGTGAGTAGTTGTTAATGCTCCTAACGACATTTTATCATTAAGAAATAAGTATTCGGCTCCAAAGTTTACAGTAGAAGCAAGCGTTGTTGTGCGGCTTACTGTTCCTTCATCGTAAAACTTAGTCATATCTTCAAGATCATCCTTCATATTTTCTAACTGTTCATCAATACTATTAGGATCTCCATCTTCAGGATCTACTGCTATGTTGTTAAAGCCATCAAAAGTAAAGGGCTCATTATTATGGGTTACCCCCTTAAGACTATTTTTCCAATTGATAAATCCAAGGTCGAGCACAGAGGCAGACAATATAAGATTATCGCCAATTTTATAAGTAGCTCCTAAATCGATTCCTACTCCATAACCTGCAGGGCCAGTATTATTTTCTACATCAAAACCAGTAATCTCATCGGGATTCTCAGCCATTTTTTTATAATAACCTCCTCCAACAGAAGTGTTTATTGTTCCATTAGCCATTATCTGCCATTTATCGCCAGTCAGTTCAACATCCATCTGATCTATTTTAGTATCAACATTGGCACCACCAACCAGGAATTTCAATTTAGCACCAATTGTTAACCGATCATTAATTTCATGTGCATGCCCCAATGCCAGTTCAACATAATTATTTGAATTAGCAGCAAAGTTTTTAATGTGATAAATATCCTGATCCATACCGGTTTTCATAAAATTGAATAGTTCGTATGGCAAGTTCACCGAACTATTAGACTTTACTCCAAGCTCAATGGTATTAAATCCGCCCCATGCATGAAAGCCGGCAGAAAGGATTGTTAGTCCGAAATTTGTATTAATCTGATTGTTTGTCTTTAAGTTGCCAAGAAATTCTTCCCGGGACACAGACGAACTCATGAAAGTAGTCAGATCGTATTTACTTTCCGGATCATTGTATTTATAGATAAAATCAGTAAGTCCAATATTACTGCTAGTCCCCACATTTATATTTCCAAGCAAAGGTATACTGATATAATTTCTCTCACCCATAAAAGCTGGATTCAACTGATGACGAAAAGTTGCCCCTTCGAGGAAATAGGAAGAATTCAATGTTTGTGCCAGAATATTTGTTGATGCTCCTCCGGCTAAAAGGAACAATATAATGATTTGTAAACGCAATTTCATATCTATTTGTTTTATTTCGGTGCCAGGTTAGTTAATCATTTAAATCGTAATCTATTCCACTTGCTGCTCTAACTTTAATATTCTTCAGGCGGATATATTGATCTTCTTTCAATGGCATGCCATTCACTGTTTCTGTAGATTTAGCCGTTACTTTTAACAACAAGCCATCCAGATTCTTTATTGCTCCATCCGTTGTTTCCGTCAGTTCAATAGTTATCGGAGATTCCTGAACTCCTCCATTTGCAGCACATGATTTAATATCACCTGTAATCTTTACCGAGACACCCGGCAATGCTCCCGCGCTTTTATTAATTCCTACCGGAGTAGCATTTAGTTGTAGTTCCAATGGTATATTGTTTTCTACCGTAGCTGTTACAGTCAACAACTTTACATTCAAATCTTTGATGTCATCATTAAAGCCGTCAATCGAATCATTATATACGATTGACAATCCGGAACCAAATTTAAACGGAACTTCCACGCTATAATTCATTCCTACATTATAGCTTTTGCCTAATTGTATTCTGTGCGATGTACTTTTATCGGCATGGGCATTCATTACAAACCGGATATGATTAGGAATTGTCTCTATCAAATCGTTTAAATTTGCAATTTTATAGTTTTTACTGCCAACAGGACCACCCACACCTGTTCTTGACAAACAGATAACTGTTTTAGCATTGGCATCAATGGTTATAGGATTGCTGGTTGTTCCTTGAACTGCAACTTCACTTAACTCAGTTCCATCTCTATATCCTTTCAATAGGCCTGAGATAATTACAGGAATATCAGTACTATTTGTTACAGTGAGATTAATCATAGGATTTACCACATCCATTTTCACTTCCTTATCTTCCAGAAATTCCGGAATTTCAAAAGAAACCGGATCAGCATTTATACTAATGGAAGGATCTACAATTCCTTCAATTTCGGATATTGTTGCAGGACTAATCTGTACAGAAGTAGCAAGTGATACATTTCCTTTTAGCTGAGAGTAATCAACATTTGAAAGAGCTATTCCACCGGAAAGAGTTATGCTTTTAATAACATCCAGTATCTTATTATTTATAGTCGACGCCCCACCACTTTCATTTGAGAAATCAAAAGAAGTAATATAAATATCTTTAGAGAATTCGAAAGATGCAGTTTCATTCAGAACTAATTCATTGCTGGAATTTAGCTGGGAGGAAACCAAATAATCAGGAAACTTCAGTTTCAGATTATTGAGATTTATCAAAGCACCGGAAGGAATTCCTGAGAACGCATACTTTATTGTAGCTTTTACCGGTGATGCAGAAGGAAATATCACTTTCTTTATAGAAGAAACCTCAGAAGGAATGCTACGGTGTACAAGTTCGAAAGTAGAAGTAGTAGTAGGAACGGCAAAGTCTATACTACCAATGGAAGATGCTCTTCCTGCTAATCCAGCAGTTCCAAAGTCAATCAAAGGTAAAGTAATAGGACTTATACTAATTGCAGATACGCTATTTATCTTAATTTCAACAGGATCAACAGCCCCCTCTTTGTATAAGGAATACTCTCCTCCATTAAGATGAATAACATCAGACTCATCTGCTTTTATTATTTTACTCAGTTTAATATAATCGGTGTTACCAATAGGCATTGCAAGCGCATTCCCTCCTACATGAATTTTTAAATCAATATCCTTACTTAAATCATAAGTATTGTCTATGCATGATGTAGATAAAAAAGAAAAAAACAACGAGCTTGCGAAAACAACTTTCAAATAGTTTTTAGTTACAGGCATTATGTGATAATTTAATTCTTAAAAAGACTCTTTAACGTTTAGTTGCACAAACATAATGCTTTTTTTTAGAAAAATAAATCATTCATTTTTTCATTATTCTATCAAACTAAAAGTTTATTACCGCATTTATATAAAAAAGCAAAGAATAAAAGTATTTAAAACCTGCTATCTAGAAGGAATAAACATTCAAATCATCAAAGGAAGTGTAGGTTCAGCAATTTTACTTATTAATAAATCTTATATTTTTAAAGTTTCAGGAATAGCTGTTTCTTTAATATGAAAGAATTGGTTTTTTATTCAAAAAAGGAAAAAACAAAATCTGTATTAACCAAATTGGAACTATAAGCATAAAGTAGAATTCATTCACCGAAGAATCTAAATTTATACTAGAATCATTTATATTTTGATATACATCTAAGCACCCTTTTGATGTACATCAAACACCCACTTTGATATACATCATAATATTACTTTGATATACATCATATTTAAATAATAACTATATGAATAGTATAACTCACAAATAATAAACACATTTCTTTCACAGCCCGAGGGTTTTGTGTAACTTTGCATGCAAAATAGAAAATAATTCATCAGAATTATAATAACCCATATATACTTAAAGTGATATGATTCTTTTTTTCAGAACCCCTTCTCAGAGCGTGGTGGCCGTAGAAGCCGACCATGAATTCTCTTCTGAGGATATCAAAAAACTCAGTTGGCTTTTAGGTGAAGCAAATGTGGAAAACGAAGACCAGTTACAAGGTTATTTTGTTGGCCCTCGTAAGGAAATGATTACTCCTTGGAGCACAAATGCCGTAGAAATTACTCAGAACATGGGTATTGAAGGTATTCTCCGGATTGAAGAATACTTCCCTGTAGAAGATGAAAACGCAGACCGCGATCCAATGCTGCAACGCATGTACAAAGGTTTGAATCAGAATGTATTTACAACCAATCGTGAGCCTGAAGCTATCATTTACATTGATGATTTAGCTGCTTACAATGAAAAAGAAGGTCTGGCTCTTTCTCAGGAAGAAATGGATTATCTTATCAACATGGAGAAATCCATGGGACGTAAGCTTACGGATTCTGAAGTTTTCGGTTTTGCACAGATTAACTCAGAGCACTGCCGCCACAAAATCTTCGGTGGAACTTTTGTTATCGACGGTAAAGAGATGGAATCGTCACTTTTCCAGATGATTAAAAAGACTACTGCCGAGAATCCTAATAAGATTATCTCGGCATACAAAGATAATGTAGCCTTTGCTGAAGGTCCGGTTGTTGAGCAATTCGCTCCGGCTGATCACTCAACTTCTGATTATTTCCAGATTAAAGATATTAAAACAGTCATTTCTCTAAAGGCTGAAACTCATAACTTCCCAACTACTGTTGAACCTTTCAACGGTGCTTCTACCGGAACTGGTGGTGAAATTCGCGACCGTATGGGTGGAGGAAAAGGTTCTTTGCCTATTGCAGGAACTGCTGTATATATGACTTCTTACCCTCGTACCGAGGAAGGACGTGAATGGGAAGAACTTCTTCCGGTTCGCGAATGGTTATACCAGACTCCAGAACAGATTCTTATTAAAGCTTCAAACGGTGCTTCCGACTTTGGAAACAAGTTTGGTCAGCCACTTATCTGTGGATCTGTACTTACTTTCGAGCACGAAGAAAACAATGTTCGTTACGGATACGACAAAGTTATCATGCTTGCCGGTGGTGTAGGCTATGGAACAAAACGCGATTGCCTGAAAGGTAAACCCGAAACTGGTAATAAAGTAGTTGTTCTTGGTGGTGATAATTACCGCATTGGTTTAGGTGGTGGTTCTGTTTCTTCTGTAGATACTGGACGTTACTCAAGCGGTATTGAACTTAACGCCGTTCAACGTGCAAATGCGGAAATGCAGAAACGTGCCAACAACGTGGTTCGTGCTCTTTGCGAAGAAGATGAAAACCCAATTGTATCAATCCACGACCACGGTTCTGCCGGACACGTAAACTGTCTTTCAGAATTAGTTGAAGAAAACGGTGGAGTAATTCACATGGATAAACTTCCTATCGGCGACAAGACTTTATCTGCAAAAGAAATTATTGCAAATGAATCTCAGGAACGTATGGGATTATTAATAAAGGAAGAAGCTATCGAACATGTTCGTAAGATTGCCGAACGTGAACGTGCCCCAATGTATGTTGTAGGTGAAACCACCGGCGACGGACGCTTCGCTTTTGAACAGGCTGACGGTGTTCGTCCATTCGACTTATCAGTTGATCAGATGTTCGGAAGTTCTCCTAAGACTTACATGATAGATAAGACTGTTGATACTCATTACGAGAATGCAGCTTACAACATAGATAATCTTGATGAATATCTTACTCGTGTACTTCAACTTGAAGCTGTAGCATGTAAGGACTGGTTGACTAACAAGGTTGACCGTTCTGTAACTGGTAAGGTTGCACGTCAGCAATGCCAGGGAGAAATTCAATTGCCACTGAGCGACTGTGGTGTTGTAGCTCTTGATTACAGAGGAGAAAAAGGTATTGCAACTTCAATTGGTCATGCACCTCAGGCTGCTTTAGCCGATCCTGCTGCCGGTTCCGTTCTTGCTGTATCCGAAGCTCTTACCAATCTTGTGTGGGCTCCTCTTGTAGATGGTATGGATAGTATTTCTTTATCTGCCAACTGGATGTGGCCTTGCCGCTCAATGGAAGGTGAAGATGCACGTCTTTACACTGCAGTAAAAGCATTGTCTGATTTCTGCTGCGGTTTACAAATCAATGTACCTACAGGTAAGGACTCTTTGTCAATGACTCAGAAATACCCAGACGGAAGTAAAGTTGTTTCTCCGGGAACAGTTATCGTTTCTGCCGGAGCAGAGGTTTCTAACATCAAGAAAGTAGTTTCTCCAGTATTGGTAAACGATCCGAAAAGTTATTTATACCATATAGACTTCAGTTTCGATGCTTTGAAACTTGGAGGTTCGGCATTTGCTCAATCACTCAATAAAGTGGGCGACGATGTGCCATGTGTACAAGATGTAGAATACTTCCGCGATGCATTCCTTGCAGTTCAGGAATTAGTAAACAAAGGATTAATCATGGCCGGACACGATATCTCTGCCGGTGGTTTAATCACTACTTTACTTGAAATGTGCTTCGCAAATATGGAAGGTGGTCTTGAAGTTAATCTGGATAAGATGAAAGAAACAGACTTGGTTAAGATCTTGTTTGCAGAAAATCCGGGTATTGTTATTCAGATAAAACACAAAGCTGAAGTAGAAAAGATTCTTGAAGATGCAGGTGTTGGCTTTATCATGATTGCAAAACCAACCGACGAACGTCATATTCTTGTTTCAAAAGATGATGCTACTTACCAGTTTGGTATTGATTATATGCGCGATGTATGGTATTCTTCTTCATACTTGCTCGACAGAAAACAATCTATGAACGGTTGTGCTAAAGCTCGTTTCGAGAACTACAAGATGCAACCAATAGAGTTCGCATTCAATAAAGAATTCAAAGGCAAACTTTCTCAATATGGTATCTCTCCTGATCGCCGCACTCCTAGTGGAATAAAGGCAGCTATCATCCGTGAAAAAGGAACCAACGGTGAGCGTGAAATGGCTTACTCATTGTATCTTGCCGGATTTGATGTAAAGGACGTAACCATGACCGACCTTATCAGTGGCCGCGAAACATTGGAAGACCTTAACATGATTGTATTCTGCGGTGGTTTCTCAAACTCAGACGTACTTGGTTCTGCCAAAGGATGGGCCGGAGGATTCTTATTCAACGAAAAAGCAAAAGCTGCTCTTGATAAGTTCTTCGCTCGTAAAGACACATTAAGTCTTGGTATCTGTAATGGCTGTCAGTTAATGATTGAATTAGGATTAATTAATCCAGAACATGAGAAGAAAGCAAAGATGCTGCATAACAGCTCTCATAAGTTCGAATCATGCTTTGTGGGAGTTACTATTCCAACCAATCGCAGCGTAATGTTTAATTCATTAAGCGGATCAAAACTTGGTATTTGGGTAGCTCACGGAGAAGGCAAGTTCTCATTACCTTATGAGGAAGATAAATATAATGTAGTAGCAACATACTCTTATGATGAATATCCGGGTAATCCAAATGGTTCTGATTACAGCGTAGCAGCTCTAGCTTCAGAAGACGGACGCCACTTGGCTATGATGCCTCACCTGGAACGCGCAATCTTCCCTTGGCAGAATGCATATTATCCGGCCGACAGAATAAATAGCGATCAGATCACTCCATGGATGGAAGCATTTGTTAATGCTCGTAAATGGGTTGAAGAACATAAATAAGAATAATATTCTTATAATTCTAAAAGAGGCGAAAGTTCAAAACTTTCGCCTCTTTTTTTTACACTAAACAAAAAACAAATATATTCAATGGCATAAAATATATTCTGCATTTCACTTGTTTTTATAATATCACCATCATTCTTAATTCAAGAAACAATAACAATCTAGCTTCTTAAATATTTTTACAAATATTATACATAACCCTTTGAAAAGTTAACTTTTTTTTTAATTTTTGTATGTTATGTTATTTAATAGGCCCCTTTAAATGAGAAACACACTGTTCATTCTATTTCTTTACATCAGTACCCTCAGCCTTGCTCAAACATATAAATATATAGGAGTAGAAGATGGGCTCAGTAACAGGCGTGTTTACAGCATCGAAAAAGATAAAAAAGGGTACATGTGGTTTGTAACGCAGGAAGGTATAGATAGATATGATGGGACATTCTTCAAACATTACAACCTGATAGCCGGAAACGAAAGAATTAACTCTTTTACTGAAAAGAACAATCTTCTTATGGACAAAGAAAGAGTTCTTTGGGAAGTAACAAAAAATGGACTGATCTTTAAATACAATTTTGATAAAGATTATTTTCAGCTAGTTTTACAACTAAGAAAGAAAGAATTAATAAGTTATACATATATTGATGATAATAATAACATCTGGTTATGTACCGCCCATAACCAATACTTATTTAATATAGATACTCAAAGACTGATCCCGCTGATAAATACCAATAAATACACTATTAATGATATAGTGCAAATAAACGGCAACACTTATTATATTGGAACTGACAAAGGAGTATATGAAGCTAAATTAGTAAATAATAGTTTATTAAAGGTTCGACATAAAAAATTAGATAGCTTATCTGTTCAGGTAAACAAGCTCTATTATCAAAAAGAAAAAAGAAAATTATTCATCGGAAGTTTCAAGAAAGGAATATACGTATTCGATAGCAGCAAGCAAACTTTGCAATTAGTTCAAACCGATCTGAATGATATCAGTATTAACTGCATAAAGGAACTGAATAAAAACGAGATTCTTATTGCCACAGATGGAGCTGGTGTTTATAAAATGAATACTGACAATTATCTTTCATCTCCTTATATTGTAGCAGATTATAGTAAGCCTAATACTATGAACGGTAACACTATAAATGATATATATGTT is part of the uncultured Bacteroides sp. genome and encodes:
- a CDS encoding DUF4924 family protein; translated protein: MFIAQKLKQTNIAEYLIYMWQIEDIIRAAGCDIDLLKSSFISQYQIDEEEKVKLTQWYDDLIGMMRVEGVIEKGHLQINKNVIISLTDLHLQLLRSPKEPFYGAAYYKALPFIVELRNKNKNTEESEIETCFEALYGVMLLKLQKKEITPETSKAIETISKFLSLLSNYYEKDRNGELKLDD
- a CDS encoding peptide chain release factor 3, giving the protein MLDEIKRRRTFAIISHPDAGKTTLTEKLLLFGGQIQVAGAVKSNKIKKTATSDWMEIEKQRGISVTTSVMEFDYRDYKVNILDTPGHQDFAEDTFRTLTAVDSVIIVVDGAKGVEAQTRKLMEVCRMRNTPVIVFINKMDREGRDPFDLLDEIESELQIRVRPLSWPIEQGARFKGVYNIYEQKLDLYQPSKQVVTEKVEVSIDSEDLDKNIGKPLADKLRTDLELIDGVYPDFDINEYLSADIAPVFFGSALNNFGVQELLDCFVEIAPSPRPVVAEERTVEPEEEKFTGFIFKITANIDPNHRSCVAFCKVCSGKFVRNAPYKHIRHGKTMRFSSPTQFMAQKKSTIDEAYPGDIIGLPDTGNFKIGDTLTEGEELHFKGLPSFSPEMFKYIENADPMKTKQLNKGVDQLMDEGVAQLFVNQFNGRKIIGTVGQLQFEVIQYRLLNEYNAACRWEPLSLYKACWVESDNKEELEAFKKRKYQFMAKDREGRDVFLADSNYVLQMAQMDFKSIKFHFTSEF
- a CDS encoding DUF5723 family protein yields the protein MKLRLQIIILFLLAGGASTNILAQTLNSSYFLEGATFRHQLNPAFMGERNYISIPLLGNINVGTSSNIGLTDFIYKYNDPESKYDLTTFMSSSVSREEFLGNLKTNNQINTNFGLTILSAGFHAWGGFNTIELGVKSNSSVNLPYELFNFMKTGMDQDIYHIKNFAANSNNYVELALGHAHEINDRLTIGAKLKFLVGGANVDTKIDQMDVELTGDKWQIMANGTINTSVGGGYYKKMAENPDEITGFDVENNTGPAGYGVGIDLGATYKIGDNLILSASVLDLGFINWKNSLKGVTHNNEPFTFDGFNNIAVDPEDGDPNSIDEQLENMKDDLEDMTKFYDEGTVSRTTTLASTVNFGAEYLFLNDKMSLGALTTTHINKPYTWSQAMAALNMRPARWLDASVNYSYSTFGSNLGWMLNFHPKGFTFFVGSDRMITNVTPQYIPTNNFNTNICFGFNITFGRSRN
- a CDS encoding LysE family transporter, giving the protein MLAIEVTILDLLIKGFIIGVVVSAPLGPVGVLCIQRTLNKGRWYGFVTGLGASLSDIAYALLTGYGMSFIFDFISANQFYLQLLGSIVLFVFGVYTFRSNPVNSLRPASPSKGTYLHNFITAFAVTLSNPLIIFLFIGLFARFTFIAPQIHLYEKIVGYLSIALGAFTWWFLITFIVSKLRTRFNVRGIWVINRTIGVVVMVLSVLGLIFTFFGKPLY
- the rfbD gene encoding dTDP-4-dehydrorhamnose reductase → MKNILITGANGQLGNEMRLLSSENNQYNYFFTDVQELDICDEHAIQEFVTENQIDVIVNCAAYTAVDKAEDNADLCRKLNAVAPGYLAKAAESRGAAMIQVSTDYVFNGTNHVPYTEEEPTCPASVYGNTKLEGEQNVMSNCSKAIVIRTAWLYSTFGNNFVKTMIRLGKERESMGVVFDQIGTPTYARDLAKAIYAAINKGIVPGIYHFSNEGVCSWYDFTLAIHRIAGISTCKVGPLHTADYPAKAARPHYSVLDKTKIKKTFDIEIPHWEVSLQECINDIN
- the purL gene encoding phosphoribosylformylglycinamidine synthase is translated as MILFFRTPSQSVVAVEADHEFSSEDIKKLSWLLGEANVENEDQLQGYFVGPRKEMITPWSTNAVEITQNMGIEGILRIEEYFPVEDENADRDPMLQRMYKGLNQNVFTTNREPEAIIYIDDLAAYNEKEGLALSQEEMDYLINMEKSMGRKLTDSEVFGFAQINSEHCRHKIFGGTFVIDGKEMESSLFQMIKKTTAENPNKIISAYKDNVAFAEGPVVEQFAPADHSTSDYFQIKDIKTVISLKAETHNFPTTVEPFNGASTGTGGEIRDRMGGGKGSLPIAGTAVYMTSYPRTEEGREWEELLPVREWLYQTPEQILIKASNGASDFGNKFGQPLICGSVLTFEHEENNVRYGYDKVIMLAGGVGYGTKRDCLKGKPETGNKVVVLGGDNYRIGLGGGSVSSVDTGRYSSGIELNAVQRANAEMQKRANNVVRALCEEDENPIVSIHDHGSAGHVNCLSELVEENGGVIHMDKLPIGDKTLSAKEIIANESQERMGLLIKEEAIEHVRKIAERERAPMYVVGETTGDGRFAFEQADGVRPFDLSVDQMFGSSPKTYMIDKTVDTHYENAAYNIDNLDEYLTRVLQLEAVACKDWLTNKVDRSVTGKVARQQCQGEIQLPLSDCGVVALDYRGEKGIATSIGHAPQAALADPAAGSVLAVSEALTNLVWAPLVDGMDSISLSANWMWPCRSMEGEDARLYTAVKALSDFCCGLQINVPTGKDSLSMTQKYPDGSKVVSPGTVIVSAGAEVSNIKKVVSPVLVNDPKSYLYHIDFSFDALKLGGSAFAQSLNKVGDDVPCVQDVEYFRDAFLAVQELVNKGLIMAGHDISAGGLITTLLEMCFANMEGGLEVNLDKMKETDLVKILFAENPGIVIQIKHKAEVEKILEDAGVGFIMIAKPTDERHILVSKDDATYQFGIDYMRDVWYSSSYLLDRKQSMNGCAKARFENYKMQPIEFAFNKEFKGKLSQYGISPDRRTPSGIKAAIIREKGTNGEREMAYSLYLAGFDVKDVTMTDLISGRETLEDLNMIVFCGGFSNSDVLGSAKGWAGGFLFNEKAKAALDKFFARKDTLSLGICNGCQLMIELGLINPEHEKKAKMLHNSSHKFESCFVGVTIPTNRSVMFNSLSGSKLGIWVAHGEGKFSLPYEEDKYNVVATYSYDEYPGNPNGSDYSVAALASEDGRHLAMMPHLERAIFPWQNAYYPADRINSDQITPWMEAFVNARKWVEEHK